The Osmerus mordax isolate fOsmMor3 chromosome 5, fOsmMor3.pri, whole genome shotgun sequence DNA window gcgtctgctaaatgtaaatgcgacttacagtaagtacagggacagtctcccagaggcaagtagggtgaagtgccttgcccaaggacacaacgtcatgtggcagagccggggatcgaaccagcaaccttctgacaACAAACCAGACAAACTATTAGCTGCTGCCACAGGTACATTTACGAGCTGTCTGCTTGGTTCTTGCCATTTTGATACTTGTCTTCTCGTCTACGAGTTTGAACGATAAGGAAGTATGGTCGGCTTGTCGTCCGCTGATTGGACATCTCTCCCGAGCAGACAGAACGGACGTCCGTTCCCGCCACACTTTAAACCTTCTGGCTCCGTCCCCATCTTCCATCCGTTGCACCGCTGCGCGGTGGCGGGCAGGTGATTAATGAATGTGTAAATTAAACTAATTTCTGTATTTAAGAACGTGCTTGTGACTTAGAGCGTGTTCACACCAAAGACAACCCATACATGAATACAAGCATTCAAATATGTAAAATCGCTGAGCATATTGACCAAAAGCAATTGAGCCATTTCCAGACTTTCTGTAAGGAATGCATCCGCTTCTACAACGTTTGTACGCGGACATGCAGCTTGAGCAGCACAGTAAAACATTTAGGTTTAGTGGCGGAACTTAATGAATGGGTTTCAGTGTGGCTATAAGTCTTGGTTTATATATGTATTGTAGCTTTCCTTTAAAGAGTCCACCAAACTTGATAAGAATGGAAAGACAATGCGCTTTTGAAGAGTGTagtgggtggctcttaaaagagcctttggggaAAGTGAAACCAAGGTTTAGTCTTTACTTGGCCTTAACGGCCTTCTCGGTCTTCTTGGGGAGAAGCACCGCCTGGATATTGGGCAGCACTCCACCTTGAGCGATCGTAACGCCACCGAGGAGTTTGTTGAGCTCCTCGTCGTTGCGGACGGCCAGCTGCAGGTGACGGGGAATGATACGAGTCTTCTTGTTGTCACGAGCCGCGTTGCCGGCCAACTCCAGGATCTCAGCAGTGAGGTACTCGAGCACGGCTGCTAGGTAGACGGGTGCGCCAGCTCCAACACGCTGCGCATAGTTGCCCTTGCGGAGAAGTCTGTGGACACGACCCACGGGAAACTGGAGCCCGGCGCGGGATGACCTGGTCTTGGCCTTAGCCCTGGCTTTGCCTCCGGTTTTGCCTCTTCCGCTCATCTTCCTGATATTTCTGTTCAAACGAGAAGTGTAAAGCGTCTGACGGAGTACAGACTTTATAGGCTAGCTGATGGTAAACGCTTTCATTGGTCACAATGTCGGTTGGGTCTTGATCCAATCGTAGGTGGCGACAAACTTGGGGGTGGAGCCAATCTCTCTCCCGCAGAAGGCGCGTTTTGTCGTCTCGTCtacccaccctcctcacctctctttgtTCATCCAGTCGCTCCTCCTTTAAGGCGCCAATCACATACATTAATGTGGCATGGATGGATGAATTAATGCAAAGACCactatacatttacatgtattcatttagcagacgcttttatccaaagcgacttccaagagagagccacaaaacatcgcgaatagccaaaacatgaagcacacattgtgaacaaccaaagtaagtgccaaagggaagaaccataagagcatgtagttaaacaagttacaattaaacaacatgaaccgctataagtgcaagtgtacctgtggaaaaagcaagcaacaataataaaaacaatatatcacagcgagtacaaacattttaatcagttaccactaaccacaagagcaacaagtctctaagcaagagtcattgtgatccttgaggaaactaacatcgggtcaagcgaaccattcctaagtaccgttgtactcccggaacaagtgcgtcttgagccttttcttgaaggtggagagacagtcagtgtctctgatggaggtggggaaaaATCTGTGgtggagttgattccaccactggggggccagacaggagaagagcttgtgttgggaccgggcggtcttgagcggttggaccaccaggcggttgtctgaagaagaccgtaggtgacgggtgggggtgtaaggctgcaggagagacttgatgtagacgggtgcagtcccgttcactgctcggaaggtcaatgccagggtcttgaatctgatacgggccatgataggtagccagtggagagagatgaggagcggggtaacatgggagcgtctgggtagattttAGACccggcgggccgctgcgttctgaatcctctgaagagggcgggttgcacatgctgggagaccagcgagcagcgagttgcaatagtccaacttggagaggacaagtgcttggactagcagctgggtctCAGTACAATTGTGTACTGAGACACATAATCTCACAAGGCACCGAGGACAGACCTGCTGATGTAATAATACACAGGGTCTGTCCTCCCGGTCAGGCCgctactgtgacacagagagccgTCCAGGGTAAAAAAACAGGGGAAGTTTACTTGAAAACTCATGTTTGTGTCTCTCGCCTGCACAACAGCGACGCTGGAGGGGCAACAGAACACATACAGCATAGACATCTCATGGACATTCATATTCGTACCCCAGTTCAGGCTCCGTGTCATATTTAGGGACCGGGGTAAAAGAGTAGAGAGCCTGAATGCCGAAAAACCTAGCAGACATTTGAATAcacacaattgtgtgtgtgaagtgtttcttcaatatctttgtcaaaatcgaccatacaaacttcaaacttgttgctCATTCTTCTACTACTAGCTGACCAGGTTGTCCAATCTTCGGTTTGGCCccataggggagctctgctcctaatggtttacccgctgcctagtgcagcctatgactgaagatcaaaatgtatacacacctgtcactcacacaggtgcCCTATATAAGGGGGTGACAGCCGTCACTCATCCTCCCAAAAAATTCAGCACGGGTTGTTCTGAATTTTGACGAGATTAAAGAGTATTAAAATGAGCTTTCCCATGCCACCTCTGCCGCGCAAAGCTCTTTTAAGAGCTCAGTGCAGGTGCCGTCACCTGGAGGCCGAAGGGGACCGCCACAAATTTTGCTTCGTGTGCCTGGGACCTCGGCACGCCAGAGACGGCTTGGTGAATTCCCCGGAGTGTGCTGAGTGCGCCAGGCTCTCTGAAACGGAGAGGCGTAAGCGTCACGAGTACTTCCAGGTGGAAGAGCCCCTCGTGGACGTGGTCTCCGCCCTGCTCTCCAATGAGGAGAGCTCAGGGTCGGATGACCTAGGCCTTCCAGAGGTGGCTGGCAAGATAGTTCTGGGGCAGGACCCTCCACAGGAGGGTCCTGCCCCAGAACTTCGGTTCCCCCAACTACGTGTCTTAATGTATTAAAGAATTGTAAAGAGAGGCTTGGACCTCCACAATACTTTATCAAAGAAAGACAGGTATTCCAGTCAGTGCCTCTTGTAAGCCCGACCGATACAGAGTTGAGCACTCTTACTGGTGTGGGTTCATCTACTGAGTTGGTCTCGGTGCGTGAGTTTTACTCAACGAGTGACGCCGAACCATCATGCAGTATGAGTGTAGCAGAGTCTAACCCAGCTAGCAAGCGTGTGGCCAGACCGCTACCTGTCTCTGTGCACCATGACACAGCGTGTGGCTCTGTTGTCACGTTACAAGAGCCATCACTGCGGCTGTGTGCCCAGAGCTCTGGCCGCGCTGTGAGACCTCTTGAAGCTCATAGCGAAGACAGAGCTCAGACCTCTCTTGGTCAGGGGGCTCGGCCCCAGTCCTTTCGAGTCGACCCCACCTTGGGCTGTGCCGCCGATTCGGTGCACAGCGGTGGCTGGGGTCAGACGAGAGTACAGCAGTTTCCTGTCTGCGGCTCCGCAGCTAAACGCACCTCCGCTCTCTCTGC harbors:
- the LOC136942707 gene encoding histone H2A, with the translated sequence MSGRGKTGGKARAKAKTRSSRAGLQFPVGRVHRLLRKGNYAQRVGAGAPVYLAAVLEYLTAEILELAGNAARDNKKTRIIPRHLQLAVRNDEELNKLLGGVTIAQGGVLPNIQAVLLPKKTEKAVKAK